CGATGGCGGCGACGCGCTCCTGGCTGCAGCGGATAGCGCCGTGGCCCAAGGCAAGAAGCTGTTTGGCCTGTTCGGGTCCACCCAGATAGCAACACCGTTGGTCACCGATACTCCTGCAGCGCCGACCTTCAGTAATGCCGATGAGACTGACCCGCTGCTGGCGGAATCGACCGAGGCTGCCATTAAGGTTCTCAGTCAGAATGGCAACAGTTTCTTCCTGATGGTTGAGCAGGGGGATATCGACTGGAGCAACCATGCCAATAATTTCAGCGGGATGGTCGGCGGGGTCATCGACCTGGACCGCGCCGTAGCCAAAGCCGCGGCGATGGTCGACAACGGTGACAATGGCCTGTCCTGGGACAATACCCTGGTGATGGTGACGTCCGACCACGGCAACAGTTACCTGCGTTTCAACACCGCTCTGGCCCTTGGCGCAGGAGATCTGCCCAGTCAGGACGGTTCCAGCTACCCGGATGGTGAAGTGTTCTACGGCACCGGCGGCCATACCAATGAACTGGTCTCCCTCTATGCCAAGGGCGCCGGGGTTGATTACCTGAAAGGTCGCCAGGGAGTTCTTAACCGCGGCACCGAGCTGTTGGACAATACCGATGTTTACCGGGCGGCAAAAAATGCTGCCGACCAGGGTTACAATGTGATTCTGTTTATTGGTGACGGCATGCAGAAAGCCCACGAAATTGCCGGTTCCCGCTATATGTACGGGACCGATGCCGGGCTGTCCTTCCACAATTTCGATTTCACCGGCTATGTCACCACCTGGGATGTGGATACCTACAACAGCTATGCTGCAGCTCGTCATGAACTGGGTTACGCCGCTGCGACGCTGATTGACCAGCTCGACTGCCGAGCCGGTTATGATCCAGCGGTCGCCGGGGGGCTGCCGTATCCGCTGATTGATTCGTATCTGCTGGCTCATGCGACCGATTCCGCTTCCGCCGGGACGGCGATGTCGACCGGGATCAAGACCGATGATGGTAATATTTCCTGGGCTTCGGGAGACGCAGCGGACGGTATGTTGCAGAATGTCATCGACAAAGTCTGGGGACAGCGCGCCGGAGCAACCGGAGTTGTGTCCACGGTGGAATTTTCCCACGCCACCCCGGCAACCTTTTCGTCTCATAACATCAACCGTAACAACTATGGCGAGATCTCGGAAGATGTGATCTTCAACGTGCGCCCTGATGTGGTGATCGGCGCCGGCCACCCGGCTTACAACGGCACTGCGGCCGAACCCGATTATCGCTATATCACCAAAGCGGCCTATCAGGCGATAGCCGCGGATAACGAGTATGTTTTTGTGGAAAAAAACCCGGGTGGCAACGGTGGAACAAATCTCCTCGCGGCGGCTGATCAGGCTGCTGCCGCAGGAAAAAAACTGTTTGGATTGTTCGGTGCCGCTCAAATCGCCACCCCGTTGGTGACCGATACCCCAGGTAGCCCGTCATTCAGCAAGGCGGACAGCGAAGATCCTTGTTTGGCCGAATCCACGACCGCGGCGCTGAAGGTTCTCAGCCAGGATCCGGCCGGTTTCTTCCTGATGGTTGAGCAGGGGGATATCGATT
This genomic window from Pelobacter seleniigenes DSM 18267 contains:
- a CDS encoding alkaline phosphatase — encoded protein: MIVQRRLRLWVKCPPWTKELISLFALLMLLAGCGSDGDDGRDGAAGANGYAAPKNVILFIGDGMQKEHELAASRYFYGNESGLVWQDQSEFPYQNYVTTWDVTTYNNYAGEASAASYDPENITAKYGYDLLKAGLSTAAKDEYFLAGAATDSASAGTAMATGVKTDAGNIAWTTGDPVGGELTTIGEYYRTRGGSYGVVSTVEFSHATPASFASHNVNRNNYQQIAHEIVAETRPDVVIGAGHPDFVGSDHYVAQADYTAIKADAEYVFVEKTTSVDGGDALLAAADSAVAQGKKLFGLFGSTQIATPLVTDTPAAPTFSNADETDPLLAESTEAAIKVLSQNGNSFFLMVEQGDIDWSNHANNFSGMVGGVIDLDRAVAKAAAMVDNGDNGLSWDNTLVMVTSDHGNSYLRFNTALALGAGDLPSQDGSSYPDGEVFYGTGGHTNELVSLYAKGAGVDYLKGRQGVLNRGTELLDNTDVYRAAKNAADQGYNVILFIGDGMQKAHEIAGSRYMYGTDAGLSFHNFDFTGYVTTWDVDTYNSYAAARHELGYAAATLIDQLDCRAGYDPAVAGGLPYPLIDSYLLAHATDSASAGTAMSTGIKTDDGNISWASGDAADGMLQNVIDKVWGQRAGATGVVSTVEFSHATPATFSSHNINRNNYGEISEDVIFNVRPDVVIGAGHPAYNGTAAEPDYRYITKAAYQAIAADNEYVFVEKNPGGNGGTNLLAAADQAAAAGKKLFGLFGAAQIATPLVTDTPGSPSFSKADSEDPCLAESTTAALKVLSQDPAGFFLMVEQGDIDWSNHANNFSGMIGGVEDLEQAVKTAIDYVEQPGDQIDWSNTLLIVTSDHGNSFMRVNRALKPGLGDLPTQQEAPTECSDAYCGSYIYPDGDVFYATGGHTNELVSLYAKGYAAADLFEKYQGRMYPDVETRVIDNTDIFKVMAEFFGITLDQ